The genomic DNA CGGAACTCCCAGGCGCAGTACTTCCCTTCCGGGGCGTCGGGAGGACAGTGCAGGCAGGTGGTCTGGATGCGGGGATCGATGGTGCGGGCGAAGGTGGCGAACTCCACCTGCCCGACGGAGCGGCAGGGGAAGTCAGCGAGGCCTTTGCGGCGGCGCGTCTCCTGTACCCGGCAGACTTCCATGAAGAAGCGCAGGCAGCGGCCGTCCTCGGCCCACTCCGTGCGCTGGTTGTTGATGAGGGCGTAGAGGCGAAGGCCGAGGGCCTTCTCCAGGGCGGGCAGGCCGCCGTTCTCGGGGAGAGCGAAGGTGCCGAGGATGCGGCGGGCCTCGGCGGCGGCGAAGCGCTCCCAGGAGCGGGTGTCGAGTTCGATGGCGGCGTCCAGGCCGTAGCACTCTTCCGCGGCCAGGAACCAGCAGCCGTCGTGGGCCAGCCAGTTCTTGGCAAACATCTCCAGGGCGCGCAGCAGCTCTTCCCGGCTCATCTCGTGGAAAGCGTTCACGGGGACTCTCTCAGTAACTCTCCCAGGAGCCGGCGTCGTGCGGCTCCTCGGCCTTCTGCTTGACCCGCACCACGGTGATCTTGGAAAAGCCCTCGGCGAAGGTGGGAGGCTTGAGCTTGGCGGCCATGCGCTGCATG from Terriglobales bacterium includes the following:
- a CDS encoding DUF6125 family protein, whose protein sequence is MNAFHEMSREELLRALEMFAKNWLAHDGCWFLAAEECYGLDAAIELDTRSWERFAAAEARRILGTFALPENGGLPALEKALGLRLYALINNQRTEWAEDGRCLRFFMEVCRVQETRRRKGLADFPCRSVGQVEFATFARTIDPRIQTTCLHCPPDAPEGKYCAWEFRLAS